One part of the Acidobacteriota bacterium genome encodes these proteins:
- the accD gene encoding acetyl-CoA carboxylase, carboxyltransferase subunit beta, which produces MAWFKRERKPMAQSADKPVRVPEGLWVKCPGCQEIIYNKDLATNLQVCPRCAHHFRLGATDRLRSLFDAAWEEHDRGLASTDPLGFVDTKPYKDRLAAGERATGLKDAIICATGRVDGIETIVCAMEYGFIGGSMGVVVGEKIARAIERAIERRLPVVIVSCSGGARMMEGTLSLMQMAKVSAALARLDRARLPYVSVLTDPTTGGVTASFAMLGDLNIAEPKALVGFAGPRVIEQTIRQKLPDGFQRSEFLLEHGMIDMIVDRRQLKATLAEALRFMLPPDAPPGAPPASPRS; this is translated from the coding sequence ATGGCGTGGTTCAAGCGCGAGAGAAAGCCCATGGCCCAGTCGGCCGACAAGCCGGTGCGGGTCCCGGAAGGGCTGTGGGTGAAGTGCCCGGGCTGCCAGGAGATTATCTACAACAAGGACCTGGCGACGAACCTGCAGGTCTGCCCCCGCTGCGCGCACCACTTCCGCCTCGGCGCGACCGACCGGCTCAGGTCGCTCTTCGACGCCGCCTGGGAGGAGCACGACCGGGGGCTCGCGTCGACCGACCCGCTCGGCTTCGTCGACACGAAGCCGTACAAGGACCGGCTGGCGGCCGGTGAACGGGCGACGGGGCTCAAGGACGCCATCATCTGCGCCACGGGACGCGTGGACGGCATCGAGACCATCGTGTGCGCAATGGAGTACGGCTTCATCGGCGGCAGCATGGGCGTCGTCGTGGGCGAGAAGATCGCCAGGGCCATCGAGCGCGCGATCGAACGACGGCTGCCGGTCGTGATCGTCTCGTGCTCGGGCGGGGCGCGCATGATGGAGGGCACGCTCTCGCTGATGCAGATGGCGAAGGTGTCGGCGGCGCTCGCGCGCCTCGACCGCGCGCGGCTGCCGTACGTCTCGGTCCTGACCGATCCCACGACCGGCGGCGTGACGGCGAGTTTCGCGATGCTCGGCGACCTCAACATCGCCGAACCGAAGGCGCTGGTCGGCTTCGCCGGACCGCGGGTCATCGAGCAGACGATCCGGCAGAAGCTGCCCGACGGGTTCCAGCGCAGCGAGTTCCTGCTCGAGCACGGCATGATCGACATGATCGTCGATCGTCGTCAGTTGAAGGCGACCCTGGCCGAGGCGCTGCGCTTCATGCTGCCGCCCGACGCGCCGCCGGGCGCGCCTCCCGCCTCGCCGCGGAGTTGA
- a CDS encoding deoxynucleoside kinase: protein MEFRHLAIDGPPGVGKSTLADRLGTRLDAAVVLDETDNPFLADAVAGRAGAALQAQLFSLLARHRQQEALRQSDLFSQTTVCDYLFDRDKIYAYLVLDDNELFIYQRLYDLLVRDVAPPDLVIYLQAPTEGVWSRLRQRARHDPEVALPEERFLRELNDALNHFFFHYTATPLLVVETSHLDLAWDDAAVDDLLRQIAGLSGGTRYFVPRTT, encoded by the coding sequence TTGGAGTTCCGGCACCTCGCCATCGATGGCCCGCCCGGCGTCGGCAAGTCGACGCTGGCCGATCGGCTGGGCACGCGGCTCGACGCGGCGGTCGTGCTCGACGAAACCGACAACCCGTTCCTCGCCGACGCGGTGGCCGGCCGCGCCGGCGCGGCCCTCCAGGCGCAGCTCTTCTCCCTGCTCGCGCGCCACCGGCAGCAGGAGGCGCTTCGCCAGAGCGACCTCTTCAGCCAGACCACCGTCTGCGACTACCTGTTCGACCGCGACAAGATCTACGCGTACCTCGTCCTCGACGACAACGAGCTGTTCATCTACCAGCGGCTCTACGACCTGCTCGTGCGCGACGTGGCGCCGCCCGACCTCGTCATCTACCTGCAGGCCCCCACCGAAGGGGTCTGGTCGCGCCTGCGGCAGCGGGCGCGCCACGACCCCGAAGTCGCCCTGCCGGAGGAGCGGTTCCTCCGCGAGCTGAACGACGCGCTGAACCACTTCTTCTTCCACTACACGGCGACGCCCCTGCTCGTCGTGGAAACGTCGCACCTCGACCTCGCGTGGGACGATGCCGCCGTCGACGACCTGCTCCGGCAGATCGCCGGCCTGAGCGGCGGGACGCGCTACTTCGTGCCGCGCACCACCTGA
- a CDS encoding bifunctional folylpolyglutamate synthase/dihydrofolate synthase: MPALDDILRRDQFGIKAGLDNMRALCAALDHPELSRPSVVIAGTNGKGSVAAMVARALTAAGHRTGRYTSPHLVRLEERFAVDGTPADSTAVERAAARVLEAERTCRADHRLPHPATFFELTTAVAFEVFRDASVDVTVLEVGLGGRLDATNVAAPVAAAVVSIDFDHMAHLGPTLERIAFEKAGIIKPGLPVVVGPMADGPRATIGRVAADRRATTRDAYAGITCEATFDRGKTTLRLATAAADYGQVSLALRGRHQVDNAVVAVGLLETLDGIGVRVGREAIVTGLETANWPGRLHEVTLADRRWLLLDAAHNPAGARALAAYVAEAHGALPLVFGAMRDKAIAPMLEALAPVTRHAVFTGVPLDRAQDPVALARAAAAATPALPVSIEPDPIAAVQRALVDAPGAMVAGSLFLVGHVLARHPDRNASWWAC, from the coding sequence ATGCCAGCGCTCGACGACATCCTGCGCCGCGACCAGTTCGGCATCAAGGCCGGGCTCGACAACATGCGCGCGCTGTGCGCCGCGCTCGATCACCCCGAACTGAGCCGACCGAGCGTCGTCATCGCGGGCACGAACGGCAAGGGATCGGTCGCGGCGATGGTGGCGCGCGCCCTGACGGCGGCGGGGCATCGCACGGGACGGTACACGTCGCCGCATCTCGTGCGACTCGAGGAGCGGTTCGCCGTCGATGGGACGCCGGCGGATTCGACAGCCGTCGAGCGGGCGGCGGCACGCGTGCTCGAGGCGGAGCGGACCTGCCGGGCCGACCATCGCCTGCCTCACCCCGCCACGTTCTTCGAACTGACGACGGCGGTCGCCTTCGAGGTCTTCCGCGACGCCTCCGTCGACGTGACGGTGCTCGAGGTCGGGCTCGGCGGCCGCCTCGATGCGACCAACGTCGCCGCGCCGGTCGCGGCCGCGGTCGTGTCGATCGACTTCGATCACATGGCGCACCTCGGCCCCACCCTCGAGCGGATCGCCTTCGAGAAGGCCGGCATCATCAAGCCCGGGCTGCCGGTCGTCGTCGGCCCGATGGCCGACGGGCCGCGGGCGACGATCGGGCGCGTCGCGGCCGATCGCCGGGCCACGACGCGCGACGCGTACGCGGGGATCACGTGCGAGGCGACGTTCGATCGCGGGAAGACGACGCTGCGCCTGGCGACGGCGGCGGCCGACTACGGCCAGGTGAGCCTGGCGCTTCGGGGACGCCACCAGGTCGACAACGCGGTGGTCGCCGTCGGCCTGCTCGAGACGCTCGACGGGATCGGCGTGCGCGTCGGCCGCGAGGCGATCGTGACGGGCCTCGAGACGGCGAACTGGCCCGGCCGCCTGCACGAGGTGACGCTGGCCGACCGGCGCTGGCTCCTGCTCGACGCGGCGCACAATCCGGCGGGCGCCCGGGCGCTTGCCGCCTATGTCGCCGAGGCGCACGGCGCGCTGCCGCTGGTGTTCGGGGCGATGCGCGACAAGGCGATCGCGCCGATGCTCGAGGCGCTCGCCCCCGTGACGCGGCACGCGGTGTTCACCGGCGTCCCGCTCGACCGGGCCCAGGACCCGGTCGCGCTCGCGCGGGCGGCCGCGGCGGCGACTCCCGCGCTGCCGGTCTCGATCGAACCCGATCCGATCGCCGCCGTGCAGCGGGCACTCGTCGACGCGCCGGGCGCCATGGTCGCCGGTTCGCTGTTCCTCGTCGGGCACGTGCTCGCCCGGCATCCCGACCGGAACGCGTCGTGGTGGGCGTGCTGA